In Maledivibacter sp., the genomic stretch GATAAGATTTTGAAGTATTGCAAACTATTTACACACAAGAAATGATCTGAAAGCTAAAACAAAAACTCATAATGGAGGTAACTAAATATGAAGAGATATCCTTTTTCTTGAAGTGTAATAAATAAATTATCCCTCAAGCAGATGATAATAATACCAATAATAACAATACTGTTAGTAGGGGCTTCAGTAAGCTTTGTACAGATATCTAAGTTTGTTTCAAAGTATTCTGAAAAAGTTGTTGACAAAAATCAAAGTAGAATAAAAGAACAAATATTCGAGCATTTAGATAATTATTTTGAGATACCAGAATATATTAATTCACTAAATGCTAAGCTTGCGAAAAGTGGACATCTTGATCTATATGATGAAAAGAAACTGGGGAAAATCTTTCTAGATGAAGTAAGAAGTCATTCTACAGTTGATTATGCATACTTTGCTAATAGCCATGGAGGTATAGTATCTTCTGGCTTATATAAGGATAAAAATAGAATTTCATTTACAGAAGAGATGGTCTACGGTGATTTTAAAATATATGAAGTTGATGATGATGGAAATAACATAAAGTTTATAAAGGCCGTTAGTAATTTTGATCCAAGAACCAGATCCTGGTATAAGTCTGCTCAAAATGAAGGAGAAGCTTTTTGGACGGAAGTATATTCCGGTGCCCAGGAGCCAATACTTGGAATGAGTACTTCATATCCACTCATTTTAGAGTCGGGTAAAAAGATAGGTGTTTTTGGTACGGATGTCTTACTATCTCAAATATCCAATTTTTTACGGGAACTTGATATAAGTGAAAATGGAATAGTATATCTTATTGAAAAAAATGGGTCAATGATTGCATCCTCTACCCATGAAGAACCCTTTAAAAATGAGGATGGAGTTCAAAGTAGACTAAATGCTGCTGAAAGCAGGAATGAAGTAGTTAGGAAAGGATATGCCATATTAAAAGAGAATTTGCCAAATACAAGTAACCTGAGGGAGAAGTCTAAAATACTTGGAGGAGATTATTATTTTGATATAAGTAAGTACTCATATAATGATAAAATCAACTGGTATGTTTTTATAGCTATACCTAGAAAAGATTTCTTAGGTGATATTGAAAAAATATTTATAAACTTTAAGTTCATATTTATCTCAGTTATATTGATAACATTATTATTGGGAATATATATATCGAAATGGATTATACAGCCTATAAATGATCTTAATAATACAGTTAATCAAATAAAAAATGAAGAATGGGGAGTACAAATACAAACAAAAAGAAGAGACGAATTAGGTCAATTAACTAGGTCATTTAATGAGATGTCATATAAGCTAAAGATATATCTGACGATGTTAAATAAAAAACAAGAAGAGCTTGAGTATTTGAATGGTAATCTTGAAGA encodes the following:
- a CDS encoding diguanylate cyclase encodes the protein MIIIPIITILLVGASVSFVQISKFVSKYSEKVVDKNQSRIKEQIFEHLDNYFEIPEYINSLNAKLAKSGHLDLYDEKKLGKIFLDEVRSHSTVDYAYFANSHGGIVSSGLYKDKNRISFTEEMVYGDFKIYEVDDDGNNIKFIKAVSNFDPRTRSWYKSAQNEGEAFWTEVYSGAQEPILGMSTSYPLILESGKKIGVFGTDVLLSQISNFLRELDISENGIVYLIEKNGSMIASSTHEEPFKNEDGVQSRLNAAESRNEVVRKGYAILKENLPNTSNLREKSKILGGDYYFDISKYSYNDKINWYVFIAIPRKDFLGDIEKIFINFKFIFISVILITLLLGIYISKWIIQPINDLNNTVNQIKNEEWGVQIQTKRRDELGQLTRSFNEMSYKLKIYLTMLNKKQEELEYLNGNLEEIVEKRTKELEILSITDELTNIHNRRFLIDMLKSNIKECKRYDKYLSIVIFDIDHFKKVNDTFGHTEGDRTLIEISKYLKNALRDVDILGRYGGEEFMIIMPNTLLEDAFKAADRLRKEISELIIGPEKIRVTISGGVAEYDGSSLMQLIIKADKNLYKAKQTGRNKIEK